The genomic window TGCAGCCCTCATAGGCGCAGGACCCGAAGGCAACCATCACCTTGCTCTTTTTGCGTAGCAACCTTGCCATCTCCTCGTTTTCCGAGTTGCGAATGGCGCCGTTGAAGAGGCAAACATCGATAAACCCATCGGGATAGCCCTCTACATCAGCGATCTTGAAGTCGGCAATGCAGGGGAAGAAGGCGATGTCAAAGACCGCATCCACGGTCAGGATATGCTCGCCGATGTTAAGCACTGAGATTTCGCAGCCACCACAGCCAGCGCCCCAGTACATCGCCAGCTGGGGTTTTTTTCCATTCCCGGTCATGCTGCCACCTCCTCGACTGCTGCCGTGGCGGACACCCTGCCGTTGGTCTCGTCGGCCATCACCTCGGGCCAGTTGAGCGGCCCAAGGGCCCGCACTTGCTCAACCATTTTTGAGACCTCCTCAGCAAATTGAATACCTTCGGCCGCGCTTGCCCACACCAGCTTCACCCGCTCAGGCTCGATGCCGAATTGTGCCAACATGTTAACCATCAGGTGATAGCGTCGAAGGGCTTTGTAGTTCTGTTCCAGGTAATGACACTCGCCAGGATGGCACCCCGTGATCAGTACGCCATCGGCGCCACTGGTGAATGCCTTCAGAACAAAGATTGGGTCCAATCTTCCGGAGCACATCAACCGCATAAGGCGGATATTGGGCGGATATTTGGTGCGCGACATGCCCGCCAGATCAGCCGCCCGGTAGCTGCACCAGTTACAGGTGAAGCCAACGATGACCGGCTCGAAGCCGTTTTGTTCAGCCATGGTTCATATCCTCCCTACGCCGGTACCAGCTCAGGCTCAAGCCTGACCACTGGAGTACCCTCAAAGTCCAGCATCAATAGGCCTTCGATTTGGGCCATGACCTGCTCGTTGCTAAACTGGGTACCTGTGATGGCGCCAGACGGGCAAGCGGCCACACAGGTGCCGCAGCCCTGACAGAGCGCCGGATTG from Chloroflexota bacterium includes these protein-coding regions:
- a CDS encoding hydrogenase iron-sulfur subunit; the encoded protein is MAEQNGFEPVIVGFTCNWCSYRAADLAGMSRTKYPPNIRLMRLMCSGRLDPIFVLKAFTSGADGVLITGCHPGECHYLEQNYKALRRYHLMVNMLAQFGIEPERVKLVWASAAEGIQFAEEVSKMVEQVRALGPLNWPEVMADETNGRVSATAAVEEVAA